The sequence below is a genomic window from Oncorhynchus kisutch isolate 150728-3 unplaced genomic scaffold, Okis_V2 scaffold4015, whole genome shotgun sequence.
tcttgaaaaagccaaaccttgacccagaaaatataaaaaactatcggcctatatcgaatcttccattcctctcaaaaatgttagaaaaggctgtgcatctgtcctcgtgctcctagaccttagtgctgcttttgattccgtcgatcaccacattcttttggagagattggaaacccaaattggtctacacggacaagttctggcctggtttagatcttatctgtcggaaagatatcagtttgtctctgtgaatggtttgtcctctgacaaatcaactgtacatttcggtgttccgttttaggaccactattgttttcactatatattttacctctttgggatgtcattcgaaaacataatgttaactttcactgctatgcggatgacacacagctgtacatttcaatgaaacatggtgaagccccaaaattgcccttgctagaagcatgtgtttcagacataaggaagtggatggctgcaaactttcaacTTTTAcattcggacaaaacagagatgcttgttctaggtcccaagaaacaaagagatcttctgttgaatctgacaattaatcttaatggttgtacagtcgtctcaaataaaactgtgaaggacctctgcgttactctggaacctgatctctcttttgaagaacatatcaagaccatttcaaggacagcttttttccatctacgtaacattgcaaaaataagaaactttctgtccaaaaatgatgcagaaaaatgtatccatgcttttgtcacttctaggttagactactgcaatgctctactttccggctacccggataaagcactaaataaacttcagttattgctaaatacggctgctagaatcctgactagaaccaaaaaatttgatcatattactccagtgctagcctccctacactggcttcctgtcaaagcaagggctgatctcaaggttttactgctaacctacaaacattacatgggcttgctcctacctatctctctgatttggtcctgccgtacatacctacacgtacgctacggtcacaagatgcaggccccctaattgtccctagaatttctaagcaaacagctggaggcagggctttctcctatagagctccatttttatggaatggtctgcctacccatgtcagagacgcaaactcggtcacaacctttaagtctttactgaagacttatctcttcagtgggtcatatgattgagtgtagtctggcccaggagtgtgagtaagttggtggttgaagatatccctctagtggtgtgggggctgtgctttggcaatgtgggtggggttatatccttcctgtttggccctgtccaggggtgtccccggatggggccacagtgtctcctgaccccccctgtctcagcctccagtatttatgttgcagtagtttatgtgtcgggggctagggtcagtttgttatatctggagtacttctcctgtcctattcggtgtcctgtgtgaatttaagtgtgctttctctaattatctctttctctctctctctctcggaggacctgagccctaggaccatgccccaggactacctgatatgatgactccttgctgtccccagtccacctggccgtgcttctgctccagtttcaactgttctgccttattattattcgaccatgctggtcatttatgaacatttgaacatcttggccatgttctgttataatctccacccggcacagccagaagaggactggccaccccacgtagcctggttcctctctaggtttcttcctaggttttggcctttctagggagtttttcctagccaccgtgcttctacacctgcattgcttgctgtttggggttttaggctgggtttctgtacagcactttgagatatcagctgatgtacgaagggctatataaataaatttgatttgatttagtctacAACGCTGACAGGCAACACCGTGTCATTTCATTAACTCACTAGAATTACCTTGTCTTCTTCATTCATTTCGATTGCACTTCCTTTCGtggtgaaattagttttgattacTATTAACTTTAATCCACAGAGTTTAAGTGTTTATGTTGCCCACGTCATCATGTGATGCTGTGAGCAAACAATTTATGCCCAGCCTTCCTAGATAGGCCTGGGCTGCATAACACTATGAATCTGGGAAAACATAACacttaaaaaaaagttttacagTGCAAAAATAGCGTAGGCCTACTTGTGTACTATTCAAATCCACACTAAAGCCACACCTCTTCACACAGACTTACCCAGATTCACTTCCCTGGTtaatctgtcatcatgtttagtgttctccatggttaatcTGTCTCTATGTTTAGTGCACTTTAATATAGCCTGTTTACTTATTTGAATGTTTGATTCTATTGCTTTTTatcctgcagattttgttgtggatTTAAATTGACTTTGGGTGTCTTGAAAATCACTTAAAATAGCACTGTTGTTCTAATCGTCAGATCGCAGGTATTCTGATCttcactgtccatggtgctgaatctggCTGGGTAGATTAGTTTGAATGCTGAAAACTTGTGTGCCTACATTTAAAGGCCCTGTGAAgtcaaaataattgtatttcatattgtacaacagctgatgaaactaacattgTAAATGTGTTTTACAAAAATGTGATCGGGGTTGCTTCCTGATAGTTCTGGTTGAAAATACAGAGCATGTTCCTCTGCCCAGGCCTTGCTGACACTTGCCAGATCTTACACTGCCCGGATAGGTATTTTGTgtgtcagctaaccacatcatatgttatagcaatctgtcagtcgatgacacaATGGATGACTtggcacacaaccattggttgatgcatgcaacaccTGAGCTGGGACACATTCTTTTCACAGCACTTCAATGCAAAGTCATTTTCGTAGAAGGTTTGGAGAGCAttttcactaaccctaacccttttcctaaccttaacctcagtttcctaacctgctacgaaaaattCACTTCGATATTGAAGTGCCATGAAAAGAGAGTTTCCCACATCTATACagcaccttctaatcagcaggtttgcatgggagAGAGTTTTGGCTTTCCATGGCGACATCACCATGTGTAAATTGGTTTATAGACCAACGACAAAGAGAGTGCCAATAACCGCTAGTTTTAATTTcccctacacactgaccactcccagacagtcctagcaaaattcttgcttgagaaagttTTTTTTggcaaaaatacatttttgaccattttcattgtaatctattacagtaaggtacttaattgttaccccaaaatgatttgatattgatataaaaacgtCTGCTTTGGGCCTTAAAcagatatatttacattttagaatgtATTTTATCAAGGAAGTAAGTTATACTTGTCTTTTTTTATCTTACTCTTAGTTGCAAATAATTAATTTGGCTGTGGTTCATTTGATTTTCAGGACAACCCTGTTTGATAACTTATAGTATTATAGTGACTTCTTGTGGTAAAATGTCAAACTCACAACTAAACTCATTAAAATTGAGGTTTTCTTTACCCTGTCTTATCAAACAGTGCAACATTTGACTGATGAAATAGCATTCTTCTAAAATTCTTACACTTCTAGATGCAAAATACAAGTCACTATTCCAATACTGACCTGGACACAGGTCAAAACTACTCTGCCGAGCTCAAGTACTCTGTCGAGCTCAAGTTACCAGCTATGTATGGTTTCAACACTTACATTTATTGAGTTACTGAAAAGTATCCGACAAACATTGTTCGAATGTGAAAGTGATCAGGTTTTCTGAAACAGGTGATTTTGTATTGAAGAACCCTGAGATTGTGGACAGTAGGACTTGTGTGAACAGGTGTGAACAGCCTGAAGATAAGGATGTTTTCCTTTCTCTGTGTTTCGAAACTCAGGAACAGTTTGAATGTTTTTTAATTGTAATTTAAACAATGGTATGGATGATTAAGCTGGATCTTTCTCTCTGAATCAGGAGTGCACTTTCATTCTCCCAATTTTTCCAAAGGCCCAATCTGAGCAACCTTTGCTATAAACCCTGTCTTTCCCATTGTTGTTTCAAAAGTGGAAAATGATACATTTGATAATCAACCATAATGGGCATTTCACAGCCAAGACTTTTTGATCCTTCCTATCAAGGCCATGTTGGCCAGTTTAACCTTCAGCCGGTCCCTCTCTTCCGGAGTCCTCTTGGATTTGCACTCCACAGTAGAGTCAGTCTCAAAGGAGATGGCTGGGACGTGAGTGAGCAGGTGGCCCCCTGCCTTCTCCTGGGCCATGGGCGTGGGAGTCTGCAGGACCAGCCCGTGCGTCGCTTGTTGATGTCGAAGGTAAAAGCTAAGAGGATACACACAAACATTGAccatataatgtaatgttgttaCATGTAACTAACTAGCTTGACTTGCCACCGTGTGAAACATGTATGCTACCATATGTTACTAAAAAGAGCTAACAATATTATAAAATGTAATCCAGGAGTTTATGTTTGAATTCTGGTTCTCTCACAACACAAGTCACTCAGAAAAGCATATGTaggcagaagcatgctacatgtacATTTGGCATTTGAAAAAACTACAGCTGTGCTATGCTACCGAATGCAAAATGTATCTGTATCATAAAAGTGTAGTGCAATATTCCCTTtttttgccacacacacacacacacacaaacacacacacacacacacacatactctctctcactAGGGACAAATGTTTCGGCTTCTTGTCCAGAGAGGTTTGAGCTTTAGAAGTGGATCTGCAGCAAAAGTAGACCTGTATTGCCATctacaggtcaaaggtcagactAGCATTCAGTAAAATGTAAACATAGGCGATCCACAGAAAATGGAAATGTGTGTCTTTCTGTTTGAGAAGTTAAACCAATTAATTCCCTTATAACTGAGTGTCCTGCATCATGTATTATTTTATTGGTTGTAAATTAAATACggtttattttacagtacatgtaTTTTACACTGAATCATTGATATCTGGTTGAATGTTGGTTGTGGGACATATCTGaagtactatgtgtgtgtgttcaatgaatcacactgtgtgtgggtgggtggggggtgcaTGTTATATACATTATTCAGGACAACATTACTATGTTTAGCCTACACCGTGACTATGACTgcataataaactaaactaaatatacTATGTATTTTCTAATCAAATGTGTTAACAGGGCAACACAAAAGAAGACAAAGGCCATCAATTCAATGCAAATATTACTGTATTAAAGGAAATTGTTGTATTAAGCTAGCTTTGAAAACCGTTTGAATGGCTTGGATAGGCCTATGGAGATGGTGGAAAACATCCTGATTAGAAGGGGACGTTTGCGAGGCTTCTCCTgttgagaggtggagggaagaccCGCTGGGAGTCCAGGATGTGCCACTATGTTGggcgacagaagagagagagttgaCATGCACTTTCATTTAGAAATGATGTTATATTGTATTCTTAGTTTCAACTCATTATTACTTTCACAAATAAATGAACTTTCACAAATAGATTTGGAAACTATAAATAATTTTACATAAGAGATTACTATCGataatatataatgtactgtatatagggttGAATATTTTTGCAATAGCAGCTTTGTACACCAATATCTCAAACAGTAAATGTCCTGCTGTATGGACTTACATATGATATCTTCAGCAGTAGTCTGGTCTTTGGATTCAGAATGGCGGGAATTCTTCTTGGAATCCTTCTTGTTTCCCATCATGAATGGCTaaaacaaaaacatgtcaaaACAACTGTCACAGCAGAACAATCTCACGGTAATAACGATCACATCTTACACACCAGCACAACAAGATTTATAAATGGTTTTGGAATTAATGGATGGTTTTACATTTTCTCTAAATAACATTGTTTACTCACATTGACACAATTGTTAACTTAAATAAGTGTGATGTACCTTTAAGTCGAATTTCAGTCTGGCAAGCCTTTGTAGGAAAGACAGCTTCCCTCTGGTAGCCTTCACATCTTCAGCCATGAGAAGAGCTTCTGGCATGGTGGCTTCGAAAGATGTTCTTGAGGCTGCTCTTGATGCCTCGTTACAACTGTGGAGAAGCTCCTTGCTCAATGACTTCACAAGAATCCTATTGAATGTGGAGTCCTGAGTCGACACGGCCAGTTGGAGTATTTTCTCTGAGCCAAACTCCTTCAACAGATGTTTGTAGACGGTGCTGTATACTTTGTGACTCTTCAGGTTCTTGGGATAAGCTTGGGTCTCAGAGCAGCCTGACCATGCACAGAAGGCAGCTATAACTTTTGGAATCAGGTCTTGTGACGTGCGTGTGACGTCAGTTGGGTACAGATCAGTTTGGGTTTGGATTTTTGACAGAAGTCTCACCACTAACATGCTGATGAGGCCGGTGAAGTCATCATCACCGACTAAGTTGTCAGTGGATGGGGTTGAAAGCGAGGCAACATCCGGGCTGGTTGAATTCTGATCACAAACAATGCTCTGAGGTACACCGAAACAACTGACGGTATCCCTTTCCTCAGCATCTATTTTGGCCTCAAAGCCTCGTGCAGCATTGGAGGTCCCACTTGTTGTCATGCTGATGGCGGAGAAAGATGGCAGAGGGTAGGACTTACCACTCAGTAGACTGCCTATATCAGTTACAGTTCCGGTTGGAGATGACCCTCTGCTTTGTGCATCAGAAACCACAGAGTCCATGACCTGGCTTACCATTACTTTGGTAAACAGGCTGACTGTGTCACTAAATGCTGATGTAGAAAAAGAACATGAAATCCTATCTTCAGATACGCTAGCCGGCACACTAACTCCCTGAGCCAAACTCATTGAAGCTGTAGAGGGCACAAGGCTAGGAAGTAAGAGGCGCTTCACAGACTCCTCTGCAAAAAGCTGAACCAGCTTGTAAGCTGTGGGCTTCCCCACCGTCTTGTCATTCCTCTTCAGCTCAGTAAGGACTGTATCGGATGCACTCTGTCCAGCCGCCACTGTCAGAACCAGAGGGGTCAAGTTGCTCTCAGAAATGATGCGGTTGACTTGGTGAGTAAGATCACGTGAGAGAGCACCAATCCTACCCTGAGATATGAGCTCCTCCAGTATTGCTATTGCAGCTGTTAGATCAGGGTGGAATGCaacctccccttcttcctctggaTGTACCTCCTTTATGATGGTATCCACTATTGCAGACATGCTTTCCCTGGCATCACACACCAATGTTTTTGGCTTAGTAGATTTGCCCATGTCGATGACTGAGCATCTCACAATGGGCTGAGTAATACACTCTGGTAAATCAGAAGAGATGGGAGTGCCAGGGAGTGAAAATTCCCACTCTGACTTCTTTGATCTGGCAGATGAGGATGACAACGAGGAGGAAGAACGCTGTGGCGCTTGATAGATCAGTTCCTCACCACATTCACTGCTTACCCTTTCAACATCCTTCAGCATCATTCCAACCACATTCTCTATTTGTGAAAGCGCAGTCACCGTTTGGTCAGATTTTGACAGCTCTTTCTGAATTGAAACCAGAATATGGCTGAGGGTCTTTTTGgcttgagccgttgttgctttgACTTGATTTTGCCATGTAAAATAATTCCTCATCTTTTTCTTCACATTGTGGTAAATAGTCTTTGCAGTTGTCCAGATCTTCTTCTCCGATACTTCCAAACCAGACTGTGAGCCTTTGGGTGTGGCCTCAGTGTACTCTGAGGTTTTCTCATCACTCTGTTGAAGCATAGAGTCTGCCTGCCATAGAGTAGTAGAAGACTCTGTGGGTGGGAAAAGGCTCTTCATGTCATTTGTAATTGATCCAACGATTTCAAAAGCAGTTATATCTGTATGCCTTAAGGAAATTGTTGATTTTGCTGGCAACATCTGAGAATCTGTCTGGCTGGAACTGACTTTGCTGGGAAAGCTACTGACTGATTTGATCAGTATTTTTCGCACTTCGTTGGTAGCGTTCATCTGGAACTCCTCACTGGAGAGTTTCTCAATGACTGAGGCTGGAGTATCTCTCAATCCTTCCAACCATGAAGAACCAGACACAGGCATGTCTTCTAGATAAGACATGACACTGTCCAAAAAGCCACAGACTTCAAGGGAGTTGGAAGAGGAACCCTCTGCAACAGATGATGTGCATTCCAAATCTGCCACCTCTGACCTATACATGGTCACAATCTGGGACAAGACCTCTTTGGTGCAGGGCACCATGTTGGaatcacagagagacagtaatGGTTGAGAGTTCTCACTTTGGCATTTACGGAGAGAACCAAGTCCTGTTGAGTTGACCACTTGCAGTATTGCCTCACTCTTACTGGTTTCAGGTTGCTCTGGTGTTTTCTCTCCTACAGAGTCAGTTGAATCACATCCATCAGATAAAGAAGATGAACTACGTTCTGATATAGGGGATTCACTCCTACATGGGGAAGGCAAGCTCAGGATTGAAACAGGCAGATCACTGGAGTCAGTATGCTCCAGAAGCACAGCACTGGAGTCAGCTTTTTCCATAAGTTCTTCCCCTTGGACTGGAGCTCCACCCATTCTGAGGAACAATGTCTCCAGCTTTGCCTGAAGTCTCTCGCAGAGTCTACGAGCTGCATGGAAGGGTTTCCGCTTTGTCGTACAGTGTCCCACTTGGGTATCTCTCTGGGTGCTTGTTGGCTGATCTAATTCAGCATACTGCACAATGTCCTTGACATCTTCAACAAAGTTATCAATTATTTTTGATGTCTCAGATTCTACTTTGATCTGTATGAGCTCAGTGGCCGCAGAATCAAGGATCCTGTCAGATGGGCTAGATGCATTCATCAAGCTTGGAGTGGTACTAAACGAATGAGAAGGTTGAACCATATCAGAGATATCGCTCATTAACCTTCTCACAAGAGTTTCACTCACAGCCTTTGAGGCTTTGGTCTTGAACTTCACACTAAACAGAGTGCCAAGATTTTGCATCATTGCTTTGCAAGATGTACATATTATGTTCAGCTCCTCTGGAACAGGAGAGTCTTCAACATCCAGGTGCTCCACTACAAGGTCACTGCCAGATGCCAACATTTTAACTTTCACAGCCACTTCTCGAAAAACCTTAGCCAATTCCGGATCTTCTTTTTCCAATTCACCCACCATCTCTGCGATAACAGTCATCACTTCTTCTGTTGCAGGTGGAATGCATGACTCTAATACAGAGGTAGAGCTCTGGTCTTCTGGGGTGGTGTGatcatcaaaacatttctggaCCATGTTGACCATTTGTTCAGCGGCCTGGGTACCAGAAGAAATAGGGGAGGACCGCCCTGAAATGGCTCTGCTGATGGTCGCAGAGAGGGCAGAGTTAAGCTGTTCGACCACCACCTTGATAAGACCAACAGTCAGCTCAGGTGGGCAAGAGGACAGGATATTATGATCAGACAGTTGCTCCTGGACACTTTTGATGATTCTGTCCTCTGTCATTCCCAGGTGGACTTTCACTGAGGTCTGGGAACTTTAAAACGAACAAGCAAAGCATGATAATTCCTGTCTTAACTTGGCAAATCGGTCAAGCGTTGTAATTTTAGTATTCTAAATATCTACATGTCCTTTTGATCGCTTTACATGCTCATTAATTTGAATATGCTCAAAGGCTGATACATTACATTTTGCACTACATCAGATAGAGTAAATTGCATTGGCTAACACTGGGATAGATGATCTTGGTGAAATCCATACATGAAAACTTTGAGGGGAACATACCTCTTAGAAGAGGGTGTTAGGGACCTGAGATGTTGAGCCCCTGTGCCGCCCTTATACATTTTCTTCGCCAGATATCTAACTTCCTGGATGAGCTCCAGTCTTTCCTTGTCAAAGGCAGCAAAGGATCTTGCACTACCACCCCTCTTGGGTGAGTCAGTGTCGTCGTCAGCAAACTCCTTTACCCCAAGTACGCGGGCCAGGGCTGGCAGCAGGATCTGCAGGGTGGCCTGTGCGATGAAGGTTACAATTGTCTTGCACAATTTGGCAAGCTGTTCCTTCGTCATCTGTTTTGAACAAACAGAACAAAAACAGTATTTTCAATGGAACTGTGATGTAAAGTATTCTAGATCGAACAGAATGCATTTGATCAACATTGTTATTCTTGTTAGTGACTGAATTCAAAGTTTGATGAAGTCTGacagagaaatgaacatgaatAACAGAATATGACTTGATGGCTAATCTCTGAATTAACAGATCATTGACACATCAAAGGTCAAAGGCAGGTAGGGAAACTTACAGGGTTTTTTAGTCCTTTGTAGATCACTTGCCACTGCCTAGAACATTTAAATAAGTGTTTTAGTTAGTGTTTAGTTCCCACTGCACAATATTTCATAAATGTTGAACATTACAGAAACACTTTTAACATACTCATCAGTAAGATTGCGCAGGAATGAGATGAGGATTGGGTAGGAGTATTCCATCTCATCCTTGTTGCCTGGGCCGAATGCAGCCTTAACAGCTTTCTTCTCCAGGAGCTCAATTACAGATCCTCTATCCAGGTGTTTATTCCTGGAGACTAAAGATGTGATTGCCGTAGAGGAAGTAGAAACAAAATTAAAGAGAAATCAGACGTTTTATCTCTTAATACTCTGATTTCATTGTTTTAGAATAGGCCTATTTGAATAAAGCTATCTATGTGACCTTTCTTACTgattacagtagactacagtttcATTGAAAATGGATAGCACAACCTGCACATCACAGACAGAATAGAGAAACAATGTAGTACTACAGAGGTAAATCTCTGACCTGCATCGTTGTCAGTGCCCAGCTTCCTTGACTTCTTGCCACTCCTCTTCCTTTTTGCctaggatagaacagaacagattccAGATCTCAAATGATGGCAGACATGTAACACCAGGGCCCGTATACATAAAGTACATCAGATAAGGTGTGGGCTCAACCTTGCCCAAATAATTGTATTCATTATGATCTCaaatgcaaaactgatcctagataagcactcctactctgagacaattTATGAATAGGCTATGGGCCAGGTCAAAGCAGCTCTTAAAACACGTTTTGAAAACAGCTACTACGTATGTTGTTATCaaagatatatagatatctatggTATGGCTGCTATCAGGTACAGAGTGTAACCCAGTAGGCCTATTATGTGCTCTGTCACTCCTGCTATCTTACCTTCCTTCCCTTCTTGGCCTCCTCTTTGGGCGTGGCCACCGGTTCTTCCTCAACAacttcctttccttccctctgaggatcaccatcctccctctgtgCT
It includes:
- the LOC116373065 gene encoding uncharacterized protein LOC116373065 isoform X1 produces the protein MAVALFMMSSAQIYSDIDILLLIGMSVLQVAQREDGDPQREGKEVVEEEPVATPKEEAKKGRKAKRKRSGKKSRKLGTDNDAVSRNKHLDRGSVIELLEKKAVKAAFGPGNKDEMEYSYPILISFLRNLTDEQWQVIYKGLKNPMTKEQLAKLCKTIVTFIAQATLQILLPALARVLGVKEFADDDTDSPKRGGSARSFAAFDKERLELIQEVRYLAKKMYKGGTGAQHLRSLTPSSKSSQTSVKVHLGMTEDRIIKSVQEQLSDHNILSSCPPELTVGLIKVVVEQLNSALSATISRAISGRSSPISSGTQAAEQMVNMVQKCFDDHTTPEDQSSTSVLESCIPPATEEVMTVIAEMVGELEKEDPELAKVFREVAVKVKMLASGSDLVVEHLDVEDSPVPEELNIICTSCKAMMQNLGTLFSVKFKTKASKAVSETLVRRLMSDISDMVQPSHSFSTTPSLMNASSPSDRILDSAATELIQIKVESETSKIIDNFVEDVKDIVQYAELDQPTSTQRDTQVGHCTTKRKPFHAARRLCERLQAKLETLFLRMGGAPVQGEELMEKADSSAVLLEHTDSSDLPVSILSLPSPCRSESPISERSSSSLSDGCDSTDSVGEKTPEQPETSKSEAILQVVNSTGLGSLRKCQSENSQPLLSLCDSNMVPCTKEVLSQIVTMYRSEVADLECTSSVAEGSSSNSLEVCGFLDSVMSYLEDMPVSGSSWLEGLRDTPASVIEKLSSEEFQMNATNEVRKILIKSVSSFPSKVSSSQTDSQMLPAKSTISLRHTDITAFEIVGSITNDMKSLFPPTESSTTLWQADSMLQQSDEKTSEYTEATPKGSQSGLEVSEKKIWTTAKTIYHNVKKKMRNYFTWQNQVKATTAQAKKTLSHILVSIQKELSKSDQTVTALSQIENVVGMMLKDVERVSSECGEELIYQAPQRSSSSLSSSSARSKKSEWEFSLPGTPISSDLPECITQPIVRCSVIDMGKSTKPKTLVCDARESMSAIVDTIIKEVHPEEEGEVAFHPDLTAAIAILEELISQGRIGALSRDLTHQVNRIISESNLTPLVLTVAAGQSASDTVLTELKRNDKTVGKPTAYKLVQLFAEESVKRLLLPSLVPSTASMSLAQGVSVPASVSEDRISCSFSTSAFSDTVSLFTKVMVSQVMDSVVSDAQSRGSSPTGTVTDIGSLLSGKSYPLPSFSAISMTTSGTSNAARGFEAKIDAEERDTVSCFGVPQSIVCDQNSTSPDVASLSTPSTDNLVGDDDFTGLISMLVVRLLSKIQTQTDLYPTDVTRTSQDLIPKVIAAFCAWSGCSETQAYPKNLKSHKVYSTVYKHLLKEFGSEKILQLAVSTQDSTFNRILVKSLSKELLHSCNEASRAASRTSFEATMPEALLMAEDVKATRGKLSFLQRLARLKFDLKPFMMGNKKDSKKNSRHSESKDQTTAEDIILAHPGLPAGLPSTSQQEKPRKRPLLIRMFSTISIGLSKPFKRFSKLA
- the LOC116373065 gene encoding uncharacterized protein LOC116373065 isoform X2, which gives rise to MAVALFMMSSAQIYSDIDILLLIGMSVLQVAQREDGDPQREGKEVVEEEPVATPKEEAKKGRKAKRKRSGKKSRKLGTDNDAVSRNKHLDRGSVIELLEKKAVKAAFGPGNKDEMEYSYPILISFLRNLTDEQWQVIYKGLKNPMTKEQLAKLCKTIVTFIAQATLQILLPALARVLGVKEFADDDTDSPKRGGSARSFAAFDKERLELIQEVRYLAKKMYKGGTGAQHLRSLTPSSKRYVPLKVFMYGFHQDHLSQC